In one window of Buchnera aphidicola (Cavariella theobaldi) DNA:
- the crr gene encoding PTS glucose transporter subunit IIA — translation MGLFSAFFNSKKNNFSKKIDIIAPLSGEIINLENVPDMVFSKKIVGDGIAIQPSGSQILSPVNGVIGKIFDSMHAFSIVSEDNVELLVHFGIDTVKLHGKGFSKIAKDNQSVKIGDVIINFNIDFLKKNAKSIVTPVIISNTDNFKKIEKSSGTVTAGKTIIFSLYK, via the coding sequence ATGGGTTTATTTTCTGCTTTTTTTAATAGTAAAAAAAATAATTTTTCTAAAAAAATAGATATTATAGCACCATTATCCGGAGAAATAATAAATCTAGAAAACGTACCAGATATGGTATTTTCTAAAAAAATTGTAGGTGATGGTATTGCAATCCAACCCTCTGGAAGTCAAATATTATCTCCAGTTAACGGCGTTATTGGAAAAATATTTGATAGTATGCATGCTTTTTCTATTGTTTCCGAAGATAATGTAGAGTTATTAGTACATTTTGGAATTGATACCGTCAAACTTCATGGGAAAGGATTTTCAAAGATAGCTAAAGATAATCAATCAGTAAAAATAGGGGATGTTATTATTAACTTTAATATAGATTTTTTAAAAAAAAATGCTAAATCTATTGTAACACCTGTTATTATATCTAATACGGATAATTTTAAAAAAATAGAAAAATCATCAGGTACAGTTACTGCTGGAAAAACAATTATTTTTTCATTATACAAGTAA
- the ptsI gene encoding phosphoenolpyruvate-protein phosphotransferase PtsI, with amino-acid sequence MISGILASPGIAFGIALLLKEEEIVINRKKITIKDVKKEIQTFFNGRKKSVDQLVEIKNKTKKDSIFEGHIMLLEDEELEKEIISLIEKKHISAAASTELVIESQAKVLSNLQDEYLKNRAIDVRDIGHRLLKNILNLNIIDLNNINDEVILIAKDLTPSETAQINLKYVLGFITDLGSKTSHTSIIARSLEIPAIVGTGNITNMVKSNDFIILDCINNQVLINPSQKLIDEKKKIKRNYFLKKDKLLNLKNLHATTTDGHSIKIGSNISNVKDIESAKKYGAECIGLYRTEFLFMERDSLPSEEEQFQAYKKITVAMKNNPVIIRTMDIGGDKHLPYMNLPKEENPFLGWRAIRICIDRKEILHAQIKAILRASAYGKVRILFPMIISVEEIKKLKVEINILKSQLYNSNIKFDSDIKIGIMIETPASAIIAEFLIKEVDFFSIGTNDLTQYTLAVDRGNDLISHLYNPMSLPVLKLIKKVIDISHTAQKWTGMCGELAGDERATILLLGMGLDEFSMSSASIPKIKEIIRKISFSSAKKLATKVLQKSTAEEINYLIDTFIKNNTLKTKKNSSS; translated from the coding sequence ATGATTTCAGGCATTTTAGCATCACCGGGTATCGCTTTTGGCATCGCTCTTTTATTAAAAGAAGAAGAAATTGTCATTAACCGGAAAAAAATTACTATTAAAGACGTTAAAAAAGAAATACAAACGTTTTTTAATGGTAGAAAAAAATCAGTTGATCAATTAGTAGAAATAAAAAATAAAACAAAAAAAGATAGTATTTTTGAAGGGCATATTATGCTTTTGGAAGATGAAGAACTGGAAAAAGAAATTATTTCTTTAATTGAAAAGAAACATATTTCTGCCGCTGCATCAACTGAGTTGGTTATTGAAAGCCAAGCGAAAGTATTATCTAATTTACAAGATGAATATTTAAAAAACAGAGCTATAGATGTACGAGATATAGGGCATCGATTATTAAAAAATATATTAAATTTAAATATAATTGATTTAAATAATATTAACGACGAAGTGATTCTAATTGCAAAAGATTTAACTCCTTCAGAAACAGCTCAAATTAATCTTAAATATGTATTAGGTTTTATAACGGATTTAGGTAGTAAAACATCACACACATCAATAATAGCTAGGTCGCTAGAAATTCCAGCAATTGTTGGTACAGGTAATATTACTAATATGGTCAAGAGTAATGATTTTATCATATTGGATTGTATTAATAACCAAGTTTTAATCAACCCATCTCAAAAATTAATTGATGAAAAGAAAAAAATAAAAAGAAATTATTTTTTGAAAAAAGATAAATTATTAAATTTAAAAAATTTACATGCTACTACTACTGATGGACATAGTATTAAAATTGGTTCTAATATTAGCAATGTAAAAGATATTGAGTCTGCAAAAAAATATGGTGCTGAATGCATAGGCTTATACAGAACAGAATTTTTATTTATGGAAAGAGATTCTTTACCTAGCGAAGAAGAACAATTTCAAGCTTATAAAAAAATCACTGTTGCTATGAAAAACAACCCAGTTATCATAAGAACAATGGATATTGGCGGAGATAAACATTTGCCATATATGAATTTGCCAAAAGAAGAAAATCCTTTTCTTGGTTGGCGCGCAATAAGAATTTGTATTGATCGAAAAGAAATTCTTCACGCACAAATTAAAGCCATTCTTAGAGCATCTGCCTACGGCAAAGTACGTATACTATTTCCAATGATTATTTCAGTGGAAGAAATTAAAAAATTAAAAGTTGAAATCAATATCTTAAAATCTCAACTATACAATAGTAATATTAAATTTGATTCGGATATTAAAATTGGAATTATGATCGAAACACCTGCATCGGCTATAATAGCTGAATTTTTAATAAAAGAAGTTGATTTTTTTAGTATTGGTACAAATGATTTAACACAGTATACTTTAGCAGTAGATAGAGGTAACGATTTAATTTCACATCTTTATAATCCCATGAGTTTACCTGTTTTAAAACTAATCAAGAAAGTAATCGATATTTCACATACGGCTCAAAAATGGACAGGCATGTGTGGAGAATTAGCCGGTGATGAGCGCGCAACTATTCTTTTATTAGGAATGGGATTAGATGAATTTAGCATGAGCTCTGCAAGTATTCCTAAAATTAAAGAAATTATTCGTAAAATATCTTTTTCAAGCGCAAAAAAATTAGCAACAAAAGTTTTACAAAAATCTACTGCAGAAGAGATAAATTATTTAATAGATACTTTTATTAAAAATAATACACTAAAAACTAAAAAAAATAGCAGTTCTTAG
- a CDS encoding HPr family phosphocarrier protein → MFQKTITINAPHGLHTRPAAQFVKEAKKFISEIHIIYNGKKANAKSLFKIQTLGLAKGSVIVLSAEGEDEQQAIQYLSQIIIELE, encoded by the coding sequence ATGTTTCAAAAGACAATTACAATAAATGCACCACATGGATTACATACTCGTCCTGCAGCACAATTTGTAAAAGAAGCAAAAAAATTTATATCTGAAATTCATATTATTTATAATGGCAAAAAAGCTAATGCAAAAAGTTTATTTAAAATTCAAACATTAGGATTAGCTAAAGGCAGTGTCATTGTTTTATCCGCAGAAGGAGAAGACGAACAACAAGCCATTCAATATTTATCTCAAATAATTATAGAATTGGAGTAA
- the cysK gene encoding cysteine synthase A, giving the protein MKKIYTDNSFTIGNTPLVRLNNMGLGNILVKIESRNPSFSVKCRIGANMIWSAEKKGQLTAKKELIEATSGNTGIALAYVAAARNYKLTLTMPDTMSVERQMLLKALGANLVLTDGQYGMKGAITKANNIVSLNPKKYILLKQFENPANPEIHQKTTGPEIWNDTNGNIDVLVSAVGTGGTITGITRYIKNIKNKKNFISIAVEPTESPVITQFLSGKDVKPGPHKIQGIGAGFIPKNLDLKIIDQIITISSEESMFTSQNLMKKEGILAGISSGAALGVALKIQKQRCFVNKTIVVILPSSGERYLSTELFSTLL; this is encoded by the coding sequence ATGAAAAAAATATATACAGATAATTCTTTCACTATAGGAAATACACCACTTGTTCGTTTAAATAATATGGGATTAGGTAATATTTTAGTTAAAATTGAATCCAGAAATCCTAGCTTTAGTGTAAAGTGTCGTATTGGTGCTAATATGATATGGAGTGCAGAAAAAAAAGGACAATTGACAGCAAAGAAAGAATTAATAGAAGCAACTAGTGGTAACACCGGAATAGCATTAGCATATGTTGCCGCCGCGAGAAATTACAAATTAACTCTTACTATGCCAGATACTATGTCTGTTGAAAGACAAATGCTACTAAAAGCATTAGGAGCTAATTTAGTTTTAACTGACGGTCAATATGGTATGAAAGGCGCTATTACTAAAGCAAATAATATTGTATCTTTAAATCCTAAAAAATATATTTTGTTAAAACAATTCGAAAACCCTGCTAATCCAGAAATTCACCAAAAAACTACAGGACCAGAAATTTGGAATGATACTAATGGAAATATTGATGTACTCGTATCTGCAGTAGGAACAGGTGGTACTATTACAGGAATAACAAGATATATTAAAAACATAAAAAATAAAAAAAATTTTATCAGTATTGCTGTAGAACCTACAGAATCTCCGGTTATTACTCAATTTCTTTCAGGCAAAGATGTAAAACCTGGGCCGCATAAAATTCAAGGTATTGGAGCTGGATTTATTCCAAAAAATTTAGATTTAAAAATAATTGATCAAATTATTACCATCTCCAGTGAAGAATCTATGTTCACATCTCAAAATTTAATGAAAAAAGAAGGAATTTTAGCGGGTATCTCTTCTGGTGCAGCTTTAGGAGTTGCTTTAAAAATACAAAAACAAAGATGTTTTGTCAATAAAACAATTGTAGTGATTCTGCCATCTTCTGGTGAACGTTATTTAAGTACAGAATTATTTTCTACATTATTATAA